The following are encoded in a window of Arctopsyche grandis isolate Sample6627 chromosome 4, ASM5162203v2, whole genome shotgun sequence genomic DNA:
- the LOC143910579 gene encoding uncharacterized protein LOC143910579, with product MNVRCYLKRLDNIVTLMSQRQTTFATRPVRTCPHLKFNKYCRTKFHLTMTGDILPPITFDYMNDVFHIVDNNDANSELLTNEDVENLSQINNFTDNLNTEEPLILSDILHFNELQLNPDCVYEREQNVNIEYNQHSGYNDQSHWIDINKELDKLLSETANYYESTWDMTNLPDKTIFCNEFCESFIKESSAFLSVKPVYILELDAHRNEINNKYPETYNCQYTNGMYYPNYNTSETLVENKVNIDGRLDAVDEKTYPCPFQGCLKLYAKASHLKAHLRRHTGEKPFSCTWPNCLWKFSRSDELARHRRSHSGVKPYKCEDCTKSFSRSDHLAKHKKVHRKRLMLMRQNFRPTNTHRPHGRRPLSSGLI from the exons ATGAATGTGAGATGTTATTTGAAACGTTTGGACAATATTGTGACGCTGATGTCGCAACGTCAAACAACATTTGCCACTCGTCCAGTGAGGACATGTCCCCATctgaaattcaataaatattgtagaacaaaatttcatttgacg ATGACTGGAGATATACTGCCGCCTATAACTTTTGACTACATGAACGACGTGTTCCATATTGTTGATAACAATGATGCTAATTCAGAATTGTTGACCAATGAAGACGTTGAAAATTTAtctcaaattaataatttcacaGACAACTTGAATACAGAAGAACCATTAATACTCTCCGACATTCTGCATTTCAATGAACTTCAACTGAATCCTGATTGTGTGTATGAACGTGAACAAAATGTCAACATTGAATATAATCAGCATTCTGGTTACAATGATCAATCGCATTGGattgatataaataaagaattggacaaactTTTATCGGAGACTGCCAACTATTATGAATCTACATGGGATATGACAAATTTACCTGATAAAACCATATTCTGTAACGAATTTTGTGAAAGTTTTATCAAAGAAAGTTCTGCCTTTTTATCAGTAAAGCCAGTTTATATATTAGAATTGGACGCACATCGAaatgaaataaacaataaatatccTGAAACTTACAATTGCCAGTATACGAATGGAATGTATTATCCCAATTATAATACCAGTGAAACTTTGGTCGAAAATAAAGTGAATATAGATGGAAGGTTGGATGCTGTGGATGAAAAGACTTATCCCTGCCCTTTTCAAGGATGTCTGAAACTTTATGCGAAAGCTTCTCATTTGAAAGCACATCTGAGAAGACATACCGGTGAAAAGCCATTTTCCTGCACGTGGCCGAACTGCTTGTGGAAGTTTTCAAGATCAGATGAGCTCGCTCGCCATAGACGAAGTCATTCAGGAGTCAAGCCGTACAAGTGCGAGGATTGCACGAAGAGTTTCTCCAGATCAGATCATTTAGCTAAACATAAAAAAGTTCATAGAAAGAGATTAATGCTGATGCGACAAAACTTCAGGCCGACAAACACACATCGACCACATGGACGTAGACCTTTATCTTCAGGTTTGATTTAA
- the LOC143911058 gene encoding uncharacterized protein LOC143911058 isoform X2, translating into MGYGPDPPPPPATNAFAPNPAPARALALAPLAADMPAGHLPLSLSLPLSHNPHHHPHPQSQPQSMLLLQHQHQHQLQQHHQHHHHHHIHKNNDYFTFEYDINEATVAARNLLTKGLIQDEISQCSGAAISTRGRYMPKNDHSKTPNDRPLYLFIQGPTKQSVEAAINKIDEYIRTDVGGPICRSGFNRSNNDSLQSENKPPILTISSNMTQVEKLFIGLDNLPTSFDLRGKIIGQAGSNLNYIRSETGAAVTLRGRGSQFIDSQLGHEALEPMHLFIEHTRSDGLVAARQLAVNLIETLVLELQQAMPDNQQQQQQANMSSGQQIMNLPPRIIGLPPLSVPPPQQQFNPVPTVQQPQNIEQPMLINSNPSDSVQGQLQHMRNQQIQHVQQMNQQQQQVILQQPPPLARAPIVSIPPPGIHIPQHPGPMVPPPQIVQLSAPPPTAASTGNVLVVAPPPTQSLYLPPDMGASSSIGTFSFLQGGVLYHQAPPIQTQAQIGDGLHIISAPSQATVENVNISMNSHSQPPPQMIITQVQIEPNNQIVTQGGGEQITHTFQQPAVSQQQKTQFHLIGHMQGAISQDQTTMQQQSQSIIQQTREIQNVDNFSHFSISSQTSTPTSLVFTLPYHMTVSANTSCTTTIPMSQSQIHHITGPPSQNIQIHQSEQEHILKQLPRQIMHTGFLPPQQRQARNDHGTISVQIPSNQIQTSQPPNAQTTLEHIIFTQPPNTQAIINQIPHVPPSQLITTQMPPTNTFLTNQHMQNPLMGNQSNSVMVPQQDLNQLANISQQMSQLPPIPPNQLQQSQLSMTAITPNQLPPTQMPPTHLPPNQILNQDQHNQQQINMQQSLQPQIQRQQQNHHQFNQMFDHSAVRQESRMQDIQGRNRASQVGRVRKLSRNNRQGSYPWNKNDIDKSSPNWGKRDVERNFDYDRKHDEYSSDSRLRYQQTSNNQDNDRGQYENEKSNTNVNMPAGNQRYQQYDNDNKSHDSSQNSWNRDKSDSDDTTSDSGRKRKYEEGSKWNRSEDLDSQTTENESDNTGTKRRFDKDVSWSSRSETQKSSSALDSSTTVHKSRFEPEDSNKIDSGSQQKQNTGRTSSAKTFGPNDPTKPDKETASKWSDQSGEISRAGDSMEKHLFDDDNPGLTDTSNKNEQGSLQPQSDLEKHIDQSSAAMTDRVRNQINQLNQKQVTSWCEQRSDFKGNLQYAVAGQYPGSNNMNDGEKQYNPNIQPGYMNNVQVFQSGIPYLLPPPPPPPPHTQQQQQQQQHNIQFNLNQCSNSGHITTAPPSIAMASIPQSMSQNMSLSQSIPPNIVSSMSSHLVPNVPPNMNQNVPFDISQNMIGNMSQTNTNQNIMSQNVQNMPPNSMHIQNASSMGQILPSSMAQSVVSNIGQNLPPNMIQTYMPQSMPSNVPQTVTQHMGQSMPNMMGQSITSSANQNIAQNMPPFNQNIPPNMSSMIGTNTTNVTHTIPMIMSNNLGQNVSMMQSVVGQLPLNVGPSMVPPPPSMCLHGTVPQSLPNMIPPPTMPPNMANNRPQMSTQQSMSAVPPPPPPPSVHTITSQPPYPYWMG; encoded by the exons ATGGGATACGGCCCGGACCCACCCCCGCCGCCCGCCACGAACGCCTTCGCCCCCAACCCCGCCCCCGCGCGCGCCCTCGCCCTCGCCCCCCTCGCCGCAGACATGCCGGCGGGCCACCTGCCCCTGTCCCTGTCCCTGCCTCTCTCCCACAACCCTCAccaccacccccacccccaaTCCCAACCCCAGTCGATGCTGCTTCTCCAGCACCAGCACCAGCACCAGCTCCAACAGCATCACCAGCACCACCACCATCATCACATACACAAGAACAACGACTACTTCACTTTCGAGTACGACATCAACGAGGCGACCGTGGCAGCTAGGAATCTCCTCACCAAG GGGTTAATACAAGATGAAATTAGCCAGTGCTCAGGCGCTGCGATATCTACACGTGGTCGATACATGCCAAAAAATGATCACTCTAAAACCCCAAACGACAGACCTTTGTATTTATTCATTCAAGGACCTACAAAACAAAGTGTAGAAg ctgcaataaataaaatagacgaATACATAAGAACAGATGTCGGAGGTCCCATATGTCGGTCTGGTTTTAATAGATCAAATAATGACTCCTTACAATCAGAAAATAAGCCTCCAATTTTGACTATCAGTTCAAACATGACTCAAGTGGAAAAATTGTTTATCGGCTTGGACAATTTGCCCACGTCGTTTGATTTAAGAGGAAAAATCATCGGGCAG GCTGGGTCAAATCTTAACTACATTCGTAGTGAGACTGGTGCTGCAGTAACGTTAAGGGGACGAGGATCGCAATTTATTGATTCGCAATTGGGTCATGAAGCACTGGAGCCTATGCACTTATTTATCGAACACACTAGGTCGGATGGATTAGTTGCCGCTCGACAATTAGCTGTTAATTTAATAGAGACGTTGGTCTTAGAATTGCAACAAGCCATGCCTGACaatcaacaacaacaacaacaggcCAACATGTCATCTGGAcaa CAAATTATGAATCTTCCTCCTCGAATCATTGGCCTGCCACCCTTATCAGTGCCTCCGCCCCAACAACAGTTTAATCCAGTGCCAACAGTGCAGCAACCGCAAAATATAGAACAACCTATGCTTATAAATAGTAATCCGTCCGATTCG GTACAAGGGCAGCTACAACATATGAGAAATCAACAGATACAACATGTTCAACAAATGAATCAACAACAACAGCAAGTTATATTACAACAACCTCCTCCATTAGCTCGAGCACCGATTGTGAGCATACCACCACCGGGAATTCACATACCACAACATCCAGGACCGATG gtTCCACCTCCTCAGATTGTTCAATTATCTGCACCACCACCGACAGCTGCAAGTACTGGAAATGTTTTAGTGGTCGCTCCGCCACCAACTCAGTCTTTGTACCTGCCGCCGGATATGGGCGCTTCTTCATCCATTGGAACGTTTTCTTTTCTGCAAGGTGGAGTGCTTTATCATCAGGCGCCCCCCATTCAGACTCAAGCACAAATTGGCGATGGTCTCCACATAATATCTGCACCCTCTCAAGCTACCGTTGAAAATGTCAATATATCGATGAATTCTCATTCGCAACCACCTCCTCAAATGATAATTACCCAAGTACAAATAGAACCAAATAATCAAATCGTTACGCAAGGTGGAGGAGAACAAATCACTCACACATTTCAACAACCGGCAGTGTCGCAGCAGCAGAAAACACAATTTCATCTGATTGGTCACATGCAGGGAGCCATCAGTCAGGACCAAACTACAATGCAACAACAGTCTCAATCGATTATTCAACAGACTAGAGAAATCCAAAATGTTGACAATTTTTCGCACTTCAGCATCAGCAGTCAAACGTCTACGCCGACATCTTTAGTATTCACTCTACCGTATCATATGACAGTGTCGGCGAATACTTCATGCACTACGACTATACCGATGTCACAGTCTCAAATACATCACATAACTGGTCCTCCGagtcaaaatattcaaattcaccAATCAGAGCAAGAGCACATATTGAAACAATTACCGCGTCAAATTATGCACACTGGATTTTTACCTCCTCAACAGAGGCAAGCTAGGAACGATCATGGTACGATTAGCGTTCAAATACCGAGCAATCAAATTCAAACAAGTCAACCTCCGAATGCTCAGACTACTTTAGAGCATATAATTTTCACTCAACCTCCGAATACTCAAGCTATTATTAATCAAATTCCGCACGTTCCTCCTAGCCAACTTATCACCACCCAAATGCCTCCAACAAATACATTTCTGACTAATCAACATATGCAAAATCCCCTCATGGGAAACCAATCTAATTCTGTTATGGTTCCACAACAAGATCTCAATCAATTAGCTAATATATCTCAACAAATGAGTCAACTGCCTCCCATTCCGCCAAATCAACTCCAACAAAGCCAATTATCTATGACTGCAATTACGCCAAACCAGCTCCCGCCTACTCAGATGCCTCCGACTCACTTACCTCCCAATCAAATCTTAAATCAAGATCAACACAATCAACAACAGATAAATATGCAGCAATCTTTACAACCACAAATTCAAAGACAACAGCAAAATCATCATCAGTTCAATCAGATGTTTGACCACTCTGCGGTGCGGCAAGAATCTAGGATGCAGGACATTCAAGGACGAAATAGGGCAAGTCAAGTCGGTAGAGTTAGGAAACTATCTAGAAATAATAGGCAAGGTTCATATCCATGGAACAAAAATGATATAGATAAATCAAGTCCGAATTGGGGAAAAAGAGATGTTGAAAGAAATTTTGACTATGATAGAAAACATGATGAATACTCGAGCGATAGTCGTTTACGCTATCAACAAACGAGTAACAATCAAGACAACGATAGAGGACAAtacgaaaatgaaaaaagtaaTACTAATGTAAATATGCCTGCTGGTAATCAAAGATATCAACAATATGACAATGATAATAAATCGCACGATTCTTCT CAAAATTCTTGGAATCGTGACAAATCAGACAGTGACGATACAACATCTGATTCTggtagaaaaagaaaatatgaagAA GGATCGAAGTGGAACAGATCTGAAGATTTAGATAGTCAAACAACTGAAAACGAGTCTGATAATACGGGAACAAAAAGGAGATTTGATAAAGAc GTAAGTTGGAGCAGTAGATCTGAAACCCAAAAATCCTCGTCGGCTTTAGATTCTTCTACTACAGTACACAAAAGTAGATTTGAACCTgaagattcaaataaaattgattctgG ATCCCAGCAAAAGCAGAATACCGGCCGAACGTCTAGCGCCAAGACTTTTGGGCCGAACGATCCGACAAAGCCTGACAAGGAGACTGCCAGTAAATGGTCCGATCAGTCAG GTGAAATATCAAGAGCTGGTGACAGTATGGAAAAGCATTTATTTGACGATGATAATCCAGGTCTTACGGATACTTCAAATAAAAACGAACAAGGCTCTCTTCAGCCTCAAAGCGATCTGGAAAAACACATCGACCA ATCATCGGCTGCTATGACAGACCGAGTTCGTAACCAAATCAATCAATTGAACCAAAAGCAAGTTACTTCTTGGTGCGAACAAAGGTCAGATTTCAAAGGAAATCTCCAATATGCTGTTGCCGGACAATATCCCGGATCTAATAATATGAACGATGGTGAAAAGCAAtacaatcccaacattcaaccggGGTACATGAACAACGTCCAAGTATTCCAAAGTGGCATACCGTATCTTTTACCTCCGCCTCCGCCACCTCCCCCACACACTCAACAacagcaacagcagcagcagcataatattcaattcaatttgaacCAGTGCAGCAACAGTGGCCATATAACTACAGCCCCTCCGAGTATAGCCATGGCTAGTATTCCGCAATCGATGAGTCAGAACATGTCGTTGAGCCAAAGCATACCACCGAATATCGTATCGTCAATGTCGTCTCATCTAGTACCAAACGTCCCACCGAACATGAACCAGAACGTGCCTTTCGACATCAGTCAAAACATGATTGGAAATATGTCACAGACGAACACCAATCAGAATATTATGTCACAGAACGTGCAAAACATGCCGCCGAACAGCATGCATATACAGAACGCGTCATCGATGGGACAAATCTTACCGTCGTCTATGGCGCAAAGCGTCGTCTCCAACATCGGACAAAACCTTCCACCGAACATGATTCAAACGTACATGCCTCAAAGCATGCCGAGCAACGTGCCGCAGACAGTCACGCAGCACATGGGCCAGAGCATGCCGAACATGATGGGCCAATCCATAACATCGAGCGCCAATCAGAACATCGCACAAAACATGCCTCCGTTCAATCAGAACATCCCACCTAATATGTCGTCGATGATCGGGACGAACACGACGAACGTCACGCACACAATACCGATGATTATGTCGAACAACTTGGGGCAGAACGTCTCCATGATGCAATCAGTAGTAGGACAGTTGCCTTTGAACGTGGGGCCATCCATGGTGCCCCCGCCGCCGAGCATGTGCCTCCATGGAACGGTACCCCAAAGCTTGCCGAACATGATACCTCCTCCCACCATGCCGCCTAACATGGCTAATAACCGGCCACAGATGAGCACCCAGCAGAGCATGTCGGCTGTGCCGCCTCCCCCGCCTCCGCCCAGTGTGCACACCATAACATCCCAGCCTCCGTATCCTTACTGGATGGGTTGA
- the LOC143911058 gene encoding uncharacterized protein LOC143911058 isoform X1 — protein sequence MGYGPDPPPPPATNAFAPNPAPARALALAPLAADMPAGHLPLSLSLPLSHNPHHHPHPQSQPQSMLLLQHQHQHQLQQHHQHHHHHHIHKNNDYFTFEYDINEATVAARNLLTKGLIQDEISQCSGAAISTRGRYMPKNDHSKTPNDRPLYLFIQGPTKQSVEAAINKIDEYIRTDVGGPICRSGFNRSNNDSLQSENKPPILTISSNMTQVEKLFIGLDNLPTSFDLRGKIIGQAGSNLNYIRSETGAAVTLRGRGSQFIDSQLGHEALEPMHLFIEHTRSDGLVAARQLAVNLIETLVLELQQAMPDNQQQQQQANMSSGQQIMNLPPRIIGLPPLSVPPPQQQFNPVPTVQQPQNIEQPMLINSNPSDSVQGQLQHMRNQQIQHVQQMNQQQQQVILQQPPPLARAPIVSIPPPGIHIPQHPGPMVNNVPPPQIVQLSAPPPTAASTGNVLVVAPPPTQSLYLPPDMGASSSIGTFSFLQGGVLYHQAPPIQTQAQIGDGLHIISAPSQATVENVNISMNSHSQPPPQMIITQVQIEPNNQIVTQGGGEQITHTFQQPAVSQQQKTQFHLIGHMQGAISQDQTTMQQQSQSIIQQTREIQNVDNFSHFSISSQTSTPTSLVFTLPYHMTVSANTSCTTTIPMSQSQIHHITGPPSQNIQIHQSEQEHILKQLPRQIMHTGFLPPQQRQARNDHGTISVQIPSNQIQTSQPPNAQTTLEHIIFTQPPNTQAIINQIPHVPPSQLITTQMPPTNTFLTNQHMQNPLMGNQSNSVMVPQQDLNQLANISQQMSQLPPIPPNQLQQSQLSMTAITPNQLPPTQMPPTHLPPNQILNQDQHNQQQINMQQSLQPQIQRQQQNHHQFNQMFDHSAVRQESRMQDIQGRNRASQVGRVRKLSRNNRQGSYPWNKNDIDKSSPNWGKRDVERNFDYDRKHDEYSSDSRLRYQQTSNNQDNDRGQYENEKSNTNVNMPAGNQRYQQYDNDNKSHDSSQNSWNRDKSDSDDTTSDSGRKRKYEEGSKWNRSEDLDSQTTENESDNTGTKRRFDKDVSWSSRSETQKSSSALDSSTTVHKSRFEPEDSNKIDSGSQQKQNTGRTSSAKTFGPNDPTKPDKETASKWSDQSGEISRAGDSMEKHLFDDDNPGLTDTSNKNEQGSLQPQSDLEKHIDQSSAAMTDRVRNQINQLNQKQVTSWCEQRSDFKGNLQYAVAGQYPGSNNMNDGEKQYNPNIQPGYMNNVQVFQSGIPYLLPPPPPPPPHTQQQQQQQQHNIQFNLNQCSNSGHITTAPPSIAMASIPQSMSQNMSLSQSIPPNIVSSMSSHLVPNVPPNMNQNVPFDISQNMIGNMSQTNTNQNIMSQNVQNMPPNSMHIQNASSMGQILPSSMAQSVVSNIGQNLPPNMIQTYMPQSMPSNVPQTVTQHMGQSMPNMMGQSITSSANQNIAQNMPPFNQNIPPNMSSMIGTNTTNVTHTIPMIMSNNLGQNVSMMQSVVGQLPLNVGPSMVPPPPSMCLHGTVPQSLPNMIPPPTMPPNMANNRPQMSTQQSMSAVPPPPPPPSVHTITSQPPYPYWMG from the exons ATGGGATACGGCCCGGACCCACCCCCGCCGCCCGCCACGAACGCCTTCGCCCCCAACCCCGCCCCCGCGCGCGCCCTCGCCCTCGCCCCCCTCGCCGCAGACATGCCGGCGGGCCACCTGCCCCTGTCCCTGTCCCTGCCTCTCTCCCACAACCCTCAccaccacccccacccccaaTCCCAACCCCAGTCGATGCTGCTTCTCCAGCACCAGCACCAGCACCAGCTCCAACAGCATCACCAGCACCACCACCATCATCACATACACAAGAACAACGACTACTTCACTTTCGAGTACGACATCAACGAGGCGACCGTGGCAGCTAGGAATCTCCTCACCAAG GGGTTAATACAAGATGAAATTAGCCAGTGCTCAGGCGCTGCGATATCTACACGTGGTCGATACATGCCAAAAAATGATCACTCTAAAACCCCAAACGACAGACCTTTGTATTTATTCATTCAAGGACCTACAAAACAAAGTGTAGAAg ctgcaataaataaaatagacgaATACATAAGAACAGATGTCGGAGGTCCCATATGTCGGTCTGGTTTTAATAGATCAAATAATGACTCCTTACAATCAGAAAATAAGCCTCCAATTTTGACTATCAGTTCAAACATGACTCAAGTGGAAAAATTGTTTATCGGCTTGGACAATTTGCCCACGTCGTTTGATTTAAGAGGAAAAATCATCGGGCAG GCTGGGTCAAATCTTAACTACATTCGTAGTGAGACTGGTGCTGCAGTAACGTTAAGGGGACGAGGATCGCAATTTATTGATTCGCAATTGGGTCATGAAGCACTGGAGCCTATGCACTTATTTATCGAACACACTAGGTCGGATGGATTAGTTGCCGCTCGACAATTAGCTGTTAATTTAATAGAGACGTTGGTCTTAGAATTGCAACAAGCCATGCCTGACaatcaacaacaacaacaacaggcCAACATGTCATCTGGAcaa CAAATTATGAATCTTCCTCCTCGAATCATTGGCCTGCCACCCTTATCAGTGCCTCCGCCCCAACAACAGTTTAATCCAGTGCCAACAGTGCAGCAACCGCAAAATATAGAACAACCTATGCTTATAAATAGTAATCCGTCCGATTCG GTACAAGGGCAGCTACAACATATGAGAAATCAACAGATACAACATGTTCAACAAATGAATCAACAACAACAGCAAGTTATATTACAACAACCTCCTCCATTAGCTCGAGCACCGATTGTGAGCATACCACCACCGGGAATTCACATACCACAACATCCAGGACCGATGGTAAATAAT gtTCCACCTCCTCAGATTGTTCAATTATCTGCACCACCACCGACAGCTGCAAGTACTGGAAATGTTTTAGTGGTCGCTCCGCCACCAACTCAGTCTTTGTACCTGCCGCCGGATATGGGCGCTTCTTCATCCATTGGAACGTTTTCTTTTCTGCAAGGTGGAGTGCTTTATCATCAGGCGCCCCCCATTCAGACTCAAGCACAAATTGGCGATGGTCTCCACATAATATCTGCACCCTCTCAAGCTACCGTTGAAAATGTCAATATATCGATGAATTCTCATTCGCAACCACCTCCTCAAATGATAATTACCCAAGTACAAATAGAACCAAATAATCAAATCGTTACGCAAGGTGGAGGAGAACAAATCACTCACACATTTCAACAACCGGCAGTGTCGCAGCAGCAGAAAACACAATTTCATCTGATTGGTCACATGCAGGGAGCCATCAGTCAGGACCAAACTACAATGCAACAACAGTCTCAATCGATTATTCAACAGACTAGAGAAATCCAAAATGTTGACAATTTTTCGCACTTCAGCATCAGCAGTCAAACGTCTACGCCGACATCTTTAGTATTCACTCTACCGTATCATATGACAGTGTCGGCGAATACTTCATGCACTACGACTATACCGATGTCACAGTCTCAAATACATCACATAACTGGTCCTCCGagtcaaaatattcaaattcaccAATCAGAGCAAGAGCACATATTGAAACAATTACCGCGTCAAATTATGCACACTGGATTTTTACCTCCTCAACAGAGGCAAGCTAGGAACGATCATGGTACGATTAGCGTTCAAATACCGAGCAATCAAATTCAAACAAGTCAACCTCCGAATGCTCAGACTACTTTAGAGCATATAATTTTCACTCAACCTCCGAATACTCAAGCTATTATTAATCAAATTCCGCACGTTCCTCCTAGCCAACTTATCACCACCCAAATGCCTCCAACAAATACATTTCTGACTAATCAACATATGCAAAATCCCCTCATGGGAAACCAATCTAATTCTGTTATGGTTCCACAACAAGATCTCAATCAATTAGCTAATATATCTCAACAAATGAGTCAACTGCCTCCCATTCCGCCAAATCAACTCCAACAAAGCCAATTATCTATGACTGCAATTACGCCAAACCAGCTCCCGCCTACTCAGATGCCTCCGACTCACTTACCTCCCAATCAAATCTTAAATCAAGATCAACACAATCAACAACAGATAAATATGCAGCAATCTTTACAACCACAAATTCAAAGACAACAGCAAAATCATCATCAGTTCAATCAGATGTTTGACCACTCTGCGGTGCGGCAAGAATCTAGGATGCAGGACATTCAAGGACGAAATAGGGCAAGTCAAGTCGGTAGAGTTAGGAAACTATCTAGAAATAATAGGCAAGGTTCATATCCATGGAACAAAAATGATATAGATAAATCAAGTCCGAATTGGGGAAAAAGAGATGTTGAAAGAAATTTTGACTATGATAGAAAACATGATGAATACTCGAGCGATAGTCGTTTACGCTATCAACAAACGAGTAACAATCAAGACAACGATAGAGGACAAtacgaaaatgaaaaaagtaaTACTAATGTAAATATGCCTGCTGGTAATCAAAGATATCAACAATATGACAATGATAATAAATCGCACGATTCTTCT CAAAATTCTTGGAATCGTGACAAATCAGACAGTGACGATACAACATCTGATTCTggtagaaaaagaaaatatgaagAA GGATCGAAGTGGAACAGATCTGAAGATTTAGATAGTCAAACAACTGAAAACGAGTCTGATAATACGGGAACAAAAAGGAGATTTGATAAAGAc GTAAGTTGGAGCAGTAGATCTGAAACCCAAAAATCCTCGTCGGCTTTAGATTCTTCTACTACAGTACACAAAAGTAGATTTGAACCTgaagattcaaataaaattgattctgG ATCCCAGCAAAAGCAGAATACCGGCCGAACGTCTAGCGCCAAGACTTTTGGGCCGAACGATCCGACAAAGCCTGACAAGGAGACTGCCAGTAAATGGTCCGATCAGTCAG GTGAAATATCAAGAGCTGGTGACAGTATGGAAAAGCATTTATTTGACGATGATAATCCAGGTCTTACGGATACTTCAAATAAAAACGAACAAGGCTCTCTTCAGCCTCAAAGCGATCTGGAAAAACACATCGACCA ATCATCGGCTGCTATGACAGACCGAGTTCGTAACCAAATCAATCAATTGAACCAAAAGCAAGTTACTTCTTGGTGCGAACAAAGGTCAGATTTCAAAGGAAATCTCCAATATGCTGTTGCCGGACAATATCCCGGATCTAATAATATGAACGATGGTGAAAAGCAAtacaatcccaacattcaaccggGGTACATGAACAACGTCCAAGTATTCCAAAGTGGCATACCGTATCTTTTACCTCCGCCTCCGCCACCTCCCCCACACACTCAACAacagcaacagcagcagcagcataatattcaattcaatttgaacCAGTGCAGCAACAGTGGCCATATAACTACAGCCCCTCCGAGTATAGCCATGGCTAGTATTCCGCAATCGATGAGTCAGAACATGTCGTTGAGCCAAAGCATACCACCGAATATCGTATCGTCAATGTCGTCTCATCTAGTACCAAACGTCCCACCGAACATGAACCAGAACGTGCCTTTCGACATCAGTCAAAACATGATTGGAAATATGTCACAGACGAACACCAATCAGAATATTATGTCACAGAACGTGCAAAACATGCCGCCGAACAGCATGCATATACAGAACGCGTCATCGATGGGACAAATCTTACCGTCGTCTATGGCGCAAAGCGTCGTCTCCAACATCGGACAAAACCTTCCACCGAACATGATTCAAACGTACATGCCTCAAAGCATGCCGAGCAACGTGCCGCAGACAGTCACGCAGCACATGGGCCAGAGCATGCCGAACATGATGGGCCAATCCATAACATCGAGCGCCAATCAGAACATCGCACAAAACATGCCTCCGTTCAATCAGAACATCCCACCTAATATGTCGTCGATGATCGGGACGAACACGACGAACGTCACGCACACAATACCGATGATTATGTCGAACAACTTGGGGCAGAACGTCTCCATGATGCAATCAGTAGTAGGACAGTTGCCTTTGAACGTGGGGCCATCCATGGTGCCCCCGCCGCCGAGCATGTGCCTCCATGGAACGGTACCCCAAAGCTTGCCGAACATGATACCTCCTCCCACCATGCCGCCTAACATGGCTAATAACCGGCCACAGATGAGCACCCAGCAGAGCATGTCGGCTGTGCCGCCTCCCCCGCCTCCGCCCAGTGTGCACACCATAACATCCCAGCCTCCGTATCCTTACTGGATGGGTTGA